A portion of the Gemmatimonadota bacterium genome contains these proteins:
- a CDS encoding UvrB/UvrC motif-containing protein has product MKRDLSPFLSNWDYDPTDICVRKIQGLDGRKKLQVRVDLGVMQMELNDRPDGTRPHGHFSLLEYYLDQLEAEQTQSGTDENFYLDREACLELSQEGLLFYHRYVCLMRLGDFEAVARDTAHNLALLDLVRAYAKNEQDREIFEHYRPYVLMVHTRARGEICLQQGDHSGALNHIEEGIDKIQACVVNSGIEADEEIEALSEWAEEIERDRPITLQQKLAQQLQKAIAEERYEQAARLRDRLSSLEKNNL; this is encoded by the coding sequence ATGAAACGCGACCTCAGCCCATTTTTGTCTAACTGGGATTATGACCCCACCGATATTTGTGTACGCAAAATTCAGGGCCTGGACGGACGGAAAAAATTGCAAGTACGCGTAGATCTGGGTGTAATGCAAATGGAATTAAATGATCGGCCCGACGGAACGCGTCCGCACGGCCATTTTTCATTGCTCGAATACTATTTAGACCAGCTTGAAGCCGAACAAACTCAATCTGGCACAGATGAAAACTTTTACCTCGACAGAGAGGCATGCCTCGAACTGAGCCAGGAGGGATTGTTATTCTATCACCGCTATGTCTGTCTGATGCGGTTGGGCGATTTTGAAGCAGTCGCGCGCGACACCGCCCACAATCTGGCACTACTGGATCTCGTGCGGGCTTATGCTAAAAATGAACAAGACCGGGAAATATTTGAACACTATCGGCCTTACGTACTCATGGTTCACACCCGTGCGCGGGGTGAAATTTGTTTGCAACAAGGCGATCATTCCGGCGCCCTGAATCACATTGAAGAAGGAATCGACAAAATTCAAGCATGTGTGGTAAATTCCGGTATTGAAGCAGACGAAGAAATCGAAGCCCTTTCGGAATGGGCCGAAGAAATAGAACGCGACCGTCCAATCACATTGCAACAAAAACTGGCACAACAACTCCAAAAAGCCATTGCCGAAGAGCGATATGAACAGGCAGCTCGGTTGAGAGACAGACTCAGTT
- the rsgA gene encoding ribosome small subunit-dependent GTPase A has product MSKSDNEGTVIRHHLGNYVVQTADRVVMCALSTRLRKQLEYPEAAPGSRRRRVQSVRRVRVIDPVAVGDRVVFSEGADNRGMIREVRPRSNKVSRRASGGSYREQLLAANVDQVVPIVSAAEPAPDWILLDRMIGIAEWQQIPVSLCLNKLDLADEAWADRVMGPYRAMGYPVVHTSIISDAGKEAFYDLLRGKITLFMGASGVGKSSLLNWLQPGLQLRTGPVSKATGEGIHTTTHTELVALDGGGFVGDMPGVREFYLYDISPEDVPVLFRDFHPFLGGCRFRDCSHVHEPNCAVRAAVDDGEIALQRYESYLRLRKRP; this is encoded by the coding sequence ATGTCTAAATCTGATAATGAAGGTACTGTTATCCGTCATCACCTCGGCAATTATGTCGTCCAGACTGCCGATCGCGTGGTGATGTGCGCGCTGTCAACTCGTTTGCGGAAGCAACTCGAATATCCCGAAGCGGCGCCGGGTTCGCGCCGCCGCCGCGTGCAGTCGGTCAGACGGGTGCGAGTGATTGATCCGGTTGCGGTTGGGGATCGCGTGGTTTTTTCTGAGGGTGCGGATAATAGGGGTATGATCCGCGAGGTGCGTCCCCGCAGCAATAAGGTTTCTCGGCGTGCGTCTGGCGGGTCTTATAGGGAGCAACTCTTAGCTGCCAATGTCGATCAGGTTGTTCCCATTGTGTCTGCGGCTGAGCCAGCTCCGGACTGGATTTTGCTGGATCGCATGATAGGTATTGCGGAGTGGCAGCAGATACCCGTGTCTCTGTGTCTCAATAAGCTCGATCTCGCCGATGAGGCCTGGGCAGATCGGGTTATGGGTCCTTACAGGGCGATGGGATATCCCGTGGTTCATACCAGTATTATTTCCGATGCGGGTAAAGAGGCGTTTTACGATCTTCTGCGCGGGAAGATTACTCTGTTTATGGGGGCTTCTGGCGTTGGAAAATCGAGTTTGCTCAATTGGTTGCAACCCGGGTTGCAGTTGCGTACAGGACCTGTTAGCAAAGCTACGGGCGAGGGCATCCATACGACGACCCATACGGAACTGGTCGCGCTTGATGGGGGAGGGTTTGTCGGCGATATGCCCGGTGTTCGGGAGTTTTATCTGTACGATATAAGTCCCGAAGATGTTCCCGTTCTTTTTAGAGATTTTCACCCGTTTCTGGGCGGGTGCCGCTTTCGCGATTGTTCGCATGTCCACGAACCGAATTGCGCGGTGAGGGCGGCTGTGGATGATGGGGAGATCGCGCTTCAGCGCTACGAGAGCTATCTGAGGCTGCGGAAGCGGCCTTGA
- a CDS encoding nucleoside hydrolase, whose amino-acid sequence MNRQPTILDTDPGVDDALAIMLALGSPELDVIGICTVSGNVPLNTGTRNAQGLLQLLDRTEIPVYEGADQPLKRDPVFATEVHGESGMGQAVLPEPSQKIKGDAVDFLVQTLSEQPGEITIIAVGPLTNLALAEQRQPGTLQKAKQVIVMGGVIAETGNSTPVAEFNFYADPHAAQIVVHSNAALLIVPLDATRQVVLSETDIENQIAPLKTVASQFVVDAVQNVFALYRQLGREPIVYLHDPLAVGAAIAPELLRSETLYIDIETSGDLTMGQVVTDRRGLPSPYRLGEPVNCAMHVNAEAFLSLFMKRVF is encoded by the coding sequence TTGAACAGACAACCCACAATCTTAGACACCGATCCCGGCGTAGATGACGCGCTGGCCATCATGCTGGCATTGGGATCCCCGGAACTCGACGTAATAGGCATCTGCACAGTAAGCGGCAACGTCCCTCTCAACACCGGCACGCGCAACGCACAGGGACTATTGCAACTATTGGACCGCACAGAAATACCCGTCTATGAGGGTGCGGACCAGCCCTTGAAACGCGACCCCGTATTTGCCACCGAAGTCCACGGTGAAAGCGGCATGGGACAAGCCGTATTGCCAGAACCATCCCAAAAGATAAAAGGCGACGCCGTTGACTTCCTGGTGCAAACCCTATCCGAACAACCGGGCGAAATCACAATAATAGCCGTCGGACCCCTGACAAATCTGGCACTGGCAGAACAGCGCCAGCCGGGAACGCTTCAAAAAGCCAAACAGGTAATCGTAATGGGCGGCGTCATTGCAGAAACGGGCAACTCAACACCCGTCGCAGAATTCAACTTTTACGCCGATCCCCACGCTGCCCAGATAGTCGTCCATTCGAACGCAGCACTACTGATCGTACCATTGGACGCAACGCGTCAGGTCGTATTATCCGAAACAGATATCGAAAACCAGATCGCACCCCTGAAAACAGTCGCATCTCAATTCGTCGTCGATGCCGTACAAAACGTATTCGCACTCTATCGACAACTCGGACGCGAGCCAATCGTGTACCTGCACGATCCACTCGCCGTAGGCGCAGCCATCGCACCCGAACTCCTCCGCTCAGAAACCCTGTACATCGACATAGAAACATCGGGCGACCTCACCATGGGCCAGGTCGTCACAGACCGCCGCGGCCTGCCCTCGCCCTATCGTCTTGGAGAACCCGTCAACTGCGCGATGCACGTCAATGCCGAAGCGTTTTTATCTCTATTTATGAAACGAGTTTTTTGA
- a CDS encoding carboxypeptidase M32 yields MADVKSTYQQLIAEIKQISLLGSCASVLGWDKQTYMPKGGAGHRAEQLALLMGMIHERVTAPQIGDYLAEIENSDLISDPYSEAAVNVRELRRGYDRAVKLPRSLVEELARVATISQQAWREAREKSDYALFQPHLTKILELKHQQVRALNTGETSYDTLLDDYEPGETTENLTRVFSGLRDELVELVGAIAESGKKPDENILTRTYPIDQQEEFGKTAAAQIGFNFDYGRLDITTHPFCSGIGPGDTRLTTRYNTHFFSESFFSIMHEAGHGIYDQGLNDEHYGTPMGGSVSLGIHESQSRMWENFVGRSEAFWTHFYPKVQAAFPDALNDVSERDFYAAINAVAPSYIRVEADEATYNLHIMLRFELEQALIDGGLKAEDIPGVWNETFEKYLGLTPPDDTLGCLQDIHWSGGGIGYFPTYALGNLYAAQFFEQARQEVGDLNAQFAEGVFDPLKNWLTEKIYSQGQRYHANELIEVVTGKPLSHEPLMRHLRAKYEPLYGI; encoded by the coding sequence ATGGCCGATGTCAAATCCACATATCAGCAGCTAATCGCAGAAATAAAACAAATCTCCCTATTGGGATCCTGTGCCAGTGTATTGGGTTGGGACAAACAGACCTACATGCCCAAAGGCGGAGCCGGGCATCGCGCCGAGCAACTCGCATTGCTCATGGGCATGATACACGAGCGCGTAACCGCCCCTCAAATTGGCGACTATCTCGCAGAAATAGAAAACAGCGATCTAATATCTGACCCGTATTCCGAAGCCGCAGTCAACGTACGGGAACTCCGTCGAGGCTATGATCGAGCTGTCAAACTACCCCGGTCCCTCGTCGAAGAACTCGCCCGCGTAGCCACCATCTCGCAGCAAGCATGGCGAGAAGCCCGCGAAAAATCGGACTACGCCCTGTTTCAACCCCACCTCACAAAGATCCTCGAACTAAAACATCAACAAGTACGTGCGCTGAACACAGGCGAAACATCTTACGACACGCTATTAGACGACTACGAACCCGGCGAAACCACTGAAAACCTGACCCGGGTCTTCTCGGGCTTGCGCGACGAACTCGTCGAACTCGTAGGTGCAATCGCCGAATCCGGCAAAAAACCCGATGAAAATATCCTCACACGCACATATCCCATAGACCAACAAGAAGAATTTGGAAAAACCGCAGCCGCGCAAATCGGGTTCAACTTTGACTACGGGCGCTTAGACATCACCACCCACCCATTTTGCAGCGGCATTGGACCGGGCGACACCCGCCTGACCACGCGGTATAACACACACTTTTTTTCCGAATCATTTTTCAGCATCATGCACGAAGCGGGCCACGGCATATACGACCAGGGCTTAAACGACGAACATTACGGCACACCCATGGGAGGATCTGTATCCCTGGGCATACACGAATCGCAATCGCGCATGTGGGAAAACTTCGTCGGCCGCAGTGAGGCATTTTGGACACACTTCTACCCCAAAGTGCAAGCCGCATTCCCAGACGCACTAAACGACGTATCTGAACGCGACTTCTACGCCGCAATCAACGCCGTCGCCCCCTCATATATCCGCGTAGAAGCCGACGAAGCCACGTACAACTTGCACATCATGCTGCGCTTTGAACTCGAACAAGCACTGATTGATGGCGGATTAAAAGCCGAAGATATCCCCGGCGTCTGGAACGAAACATTTGAAAAATATCTGGGACTAACACCCCCGGACGATACCCTGGGGTGCTTGCAAGACATACACTGGAGCGGAGGAGGGATAGGGTACTTTCCAACCTATGCCCTGGGCAATTTGTACGCCGCGCAATTCTTTGAACAAGCGCGCCAAGAAGTAGGCGACCTGAATGCACAATTTGCCGAAGGCGTATTCGACCCCCTGAAGAACTGGCTAACGGAAAAAATCTATTCGCAGGGACAGCGCTACCACGCAAATGAACTCATCGAAGTCGTAACCGGAAAACCCCTGAGCCACGAACCCTTAATGCGGCATCTCAGGGCAAAATACGAACCATTATACGGGATTTAG
- a CDS encoding DUF433 domain-containing protein, protein MERLKPDSQHMSALSIIALKIKKTPGVCGGRACVGNTRIPVWTLIGFLHQGATDEDMIQAYPALTIDHLNLVREYYKTHRAEIDSDIREQEMPIRVERLS, encoded by the coding sequence ATGGAACGCCTAAAACCAGATTCGCAACACATGTCTGCACTATCCATTATCGCACTTAAAATCAAAAAAACACCCGGTGTTTGCGGTGGCAGGGCATGTGTGGGCAACACGCGCATCCCCGTGTGGACGCTGATTGGCTTTCTTCATCAGGGCGCGACCGATGAAGATATGATACAGGCTTATCCTGCACTCACTATTGATCATCTGAATCTCGTGCGGGAATACTACAAGACGCATCGCGCAGAAATTGACAGCGATATTCGAGAACAAGAAATGCCTATCCGTGTGGAGAGATTATCGTGA
- a CDS encoding HEPN domain-containing protein, which produces MKEVDEARAMLSMAEKNLRALKGMDDATVFYDEIFGFHVQQTIAKSLKAWIIAIGVEFPFIHNIARLLAILEENGCDVESFWDLVEYTAYAVNFRYDAAEMTDDPLDRPDASEKAQRLYDHVRKIIDTAPKS; this is translated from the coding sequence ATGAAAGAGGTTGATGAGGCGCGTGCTATGCTTTCAATGGCGGAAAAAAATTTGCGTGCATTAAAAGGCATGGATGATGCGACAGTATTTTATGATGAAATTTTTGGTTTTCATGTTCAGCAGACGATAGCGAAATCGTTAAAAGCCTGGATTATCGCTATTGGTGTTGAGTTTCCATTCATCCACAATATCGCGAGATTGCTTGCGATTCTCGAAGAGAATGGATGTGATGTCGAGTCATTTTGGGATCTGGTCGAATATACAGCATATGCTGTTAATTTTCGATACGATGCCGCTGAAATGACGGATGACCCTTTAGACCGTCCTGATGCGTCAGAAAAAGCACAAAGGCTCTATGATCATGTTCGCAAGATTATTGATACGGCGCCGAAGAGTTGA
- a CDS encoding type II toxin-antitoxin system HicB family antitoxin: MKQYNACYTPIPSGYMGQLLDWPEVVTEGATIQECTELLQDALNEMIQAYSELGKSIPKL; the protein is encoded by the coding sequence ATGAAACAATACAACGCTTGCTATACGCCAATTCCGTCGGGTTATATGGGGCAGTTGTTGGATTGGCCAGAAGTGGTGACAGAAGGGGCGACAATACAAGAATGCACAGAATTACTACAAGATGCTCTCAACGAAATGATACAAGCCTATAGCGAATTGGGGAAATCTATTCCCAAACTCTAA
- a CDS encoding nucleotidyltransferase domain-containing protein produces METAIREMTRRIIEQFNPIKIVLFGSHARGTAVSDSDIDLLVIKKIEGSKRKERVAIGIALHDIRVPKDIIVASPEEVAKLGNTVGTVLYPALKEGKILYEKTLA; encoded by the coding sequence ATGGAAACAGCCATTCGGGAAATGACGCGCAGAATTATCGAACAATTCAATCCCATAAAGATCGTTCTTTTTGGGTCTCATGCGCGGGGGACTGCTGTTTCGGACAGTGATATTGATCTTTTGGTCATCAAAAAAATAGAAGGCTCCAAACGCAAGGAGCGGGTCGCGATAGGCATAGCCCTCCACGATATCCGTGTACCAAAGGATATTATTGTTGCCTCGCCCGAAGAGGTTGCAAAACTCGGAAACACTGTAGGCACAGTATTATATCCCGCTCTGAAAGAAGGCAAAATACTATATGAAAAAACCCTCGCCTGA
- a CDS encoding Gfo/Idh/MocA family oxidoreductase, with the protein MSDLNVGIVGLGWVAGAHIDTFKAVNGANVTAICSRRDHNEDDLAAEYGTPLKAYKNYDDMIADPDIHIIDICTPHKFHADQAVAAAEAGKHLLIEKPICLSYEDLKRVRDAIVAAGVQSCVCFECRFSAHFSMIRSIIDEGLLGELHYGEVDYYHGIGPWYGQFEWNVKKDFAGSSLLTAGCHALDACLFFMDGDVEEVTSLATRSRSDIFEPYEYDTTTVSLLKFANGNAAKVTSCVDCLQPYYFHIHLVGSEGSLLDNRIYSHKLHGMSKERWSTLETSLIDSGDVADHPYEPQFQAFVDGINANEPMPRTNFDIAFETHRVNFAADLSASEGRTVKLSEFD; encoded by the coding sequence ATGAGCGATCTCAATGTCGGCATTGTTGGACTCGGCTGGGTAGCTGGAGCACATATTGATACGTTTAAGGCGGTCAACGGTGCAAATGTCACGGCGATATGTTCTCGCCGGGATCACAACGAAGATGATCTTGCAGCAGAATACGGCACGCCTTTGAAGGCGTATAAGAATTACGATGATATGATCGCAGATCCCGATATTCATATTATCGATATTTGTACGCCACACAAATTTCACGCGGATCAGGCGGTTGCGGCTGCCGAGGCGGGCAAACATTTGCTTATCGAAAAGCCTATATGTCTGTCTTATGAGGATCTCAAACGGGTGCGCGATGCGATTGTAGCAGCCGGTGTGCAGTCCTGTGTGTGTTTTGAGTGTCGCTTTAGTGCGCACTTTTCTATGATCCGCTCGATTATTGACGAGGGGTTGCTCGGCGAGTTGCACTATGGCGAGGTTGATTACTACCACGGGATTGGTCCCTGGTATGGTCAATTTGAATGGAATGTGAAGAAGGATTTTGCCGGGTCGAGTTTGCTCACCGCAGGGTGTCACGCTCTGGATGCGTGTCTGTTTTTTATGGATGGCGATGTGGAGGAGGTGACCAGCCTGGCTACGAGATCGAGGTCCGATATTTTTGAGCCGTATGAATACGATACGACCACGGTTTCTCTTCTCAAATTTGCCAATGGCAATGCGGCAAAGGTGACTTCGTGTGTCGATTGCTTGCAGCCCTATTATTTTCATATTCACCTCGTGGGTTCCGAAGGTAGCTTGCTGGACAATCGGATCTATTCGCACAAGTTGCACGGTATGAGCAAAGAGAGGTGGAGTACGCTGGAGACGTCGCTGATTGACTCTGGCGATGTGGCAGATCATCCCTATGAGCCACAGTTCCAGGCGTTTGTCGATGGTATCAATGCGAATGAGCCGATGCCGCGGACGAATTTTGATATTGCTTTTGAGACCCATCGCGTCAATTTTGCCGCCGATCTTTCGGCGTCGGAGGGGCGCACGGTCAAGCTTTCGGAATTTGACTGA